A window from Podospora bellae-mahoneyi strain CBS 112042 chromosome 1 map unlocalized CBS112042p_1, whole genome shotgun sequence encodes these proteins:
- a CDS encoding uncharacterized protein (EggNog:ENOG503P8RE), with the protein MTANMRSHHLVETPTSLVCSTLRSRQPWTTVATMLMQSDSRKWRESTLQSHDISLVVEQEHAEVFQVYKFILISPDDVETGEPTAKARITQLGRDLGDAKAGVIFLLDQENEKEHGDAIKAFMSLQIKLMDVHPSVPILPLTSFDALPSTLKTFQRGYSEGLDDGIQQQVNIDVSRDLLGCCSAGERQLSRQAVDTMSQSGEFFSFRELLVDGQLAEREGQDRMHDVLGPEDGKRFVRFWLR; encoded by the exons ATGACAGCAAACATGAGGAGCCATCACCTTGTTGAAACACCAACCAGCCTCGTTTGCTCAACCCTGAGATCCCGTCAACCATGGACAACAGTCGCGACAATGCTGATGCAGTCAGACAGTAGAAAATGGCGTG AATCTACCCTCCAGTCCCACGACATCTCTCTAGTCGTTGAGCAAGAGCATGCGGAGGTCTTTCAGGTCTACAAGTTTATCTTGATCTCACCAGATGATGTCGAAACAGGGGAGCCTACAGCAAAGGCTCGAATTACCCAGCTCGGGCGAGATCTCGGCGATGCCAAAGCAGGTGTCATTTTTCTGCTTGACCAGGAGAATGAAAAGGAACACGGAGATGCTATAAAAGCGTTCATGTCACTTCAGATCAA ATTGATGGATGTCCACCCAAGTGTCCCCATTCTCCCTTTGACTAGTTTTGACGCGTTACCATCAACCCTCAAAACTTTCCAACGTGGATATTCGGAGGGCCTTGATGACGGAATTCAGCAGCAAGTGAATATTGATGTTTCTAGGGATTTGTTAGGCTGTTGTTCGGCAGGAGAAAGGCAGCTCTCTAGGCAGGCGGTCGATACGATGTCTCAGAGTGGAGAATTCTTCAGCTTTCGAGAGCTGTTGGTTGATGGACAATTGGCGGAACGCGAGGGTCAAGACAGAATGCACGATGTGTTGGGACCagaggatgggaagagatTTGTGAGGTTCTGGTTgagatag
- the CDC5 gene encoding Cell cycle serine/threonine-protein kinase cdc5/MSD2 (COG:T; EggNog:ENOG503NWUA), translated as MVAKGVDMEALSPRDANAQRLPRTELKTKAAAQVLKAAKDKEHPPPPPNNVVEPPSSDRREGMVYEVGKALGKGGFAICYEGAPAGSSKKFALKIVKSQMPTKMEQKFQTELQIHSKMRHQNIVQFHRAFTFERCTYLVLELCPNGSLMDMVKRRKGLTEPEVRFYSVQIAGAIKYMHAKGIIHRDLKMGNIFLDKHMNAKIGDFGLAALLLTGKDMQIMRRTTLCGTPNYIAPEILEKGKKGHDHMVDIWSLGIIVFAMLTSKPPFQSSTTDEIYRRAKDRDYEWPAPSAGRPFISQEAKDLVATMLQEASQRPDPDTIVGHPFFTSGYMPSSSEITPKLREIPPQSAAFYEPLSSSKAQAINLRTVQEMCQECGVGPWQQSQLVFKNIWREMAEEEHYGLTPVIPLAEGIVYRPFDEVRNEQKLQRLAARQDRATQQATEKLSQLSVSDDLSGLSQSTQSQSQRVPSGLLRAPPQSFAAQQRAQHRPATTAAPAPVPLVRSQTVPEPVSRTTTSSLRARPRRELSAPVSSTAETAEEAPKRTSRTLRSQPTRSRTTAALPTEEAAPQTRPSVSKPAKPQEEMLSLFGPTECQEHVPGTQPDVVLDRLQKLQAELERALNARTMAIVSTKEQTPAPPQIVVKWVDYTNKFGLGYILNDGSVGCILRSIPANEGSRSGVLPPACLLVHGAERHCQRKEDPTYRDRHQIVPMNEGIYFYENNGEDGISRVRVPPQNFAVTVNSDGSVGRLSAGKDMYDHRKRERVVLWKKFANYMIAYGREMENPEEANIRPPTITDLDAAPNDVVTFYQRFGDVGCWMFCDGHMQFNFPDHTKIVLDSTGTWCHFWHLPQDAAKRLYETGSLAESALDDRSVLSYPVQTLLNFSTVPKQPAPRAGTRSTSSSSRRRPEISPEMQGIPAANMFRQKIEFIRDIVREWNGNGGIGNSDMTRERRLRWTGMRETKNVQIPAKHVWVSIGARWGDQRLSAYVDPRRPEEIGEDIDESKKR; from the exons ATGGTTGCAAAGGGCGTCGACATGGAGGCCCTCTCCCCAAGGGATGCCAACGCCCAGCGGCTCCCTCGGACTGAGCTGAAGACTAAGGCCGCAGCACAGGTTCTGAAAGCCGCAAAGGACAAGGAAcacccgccaccaccacccaacaatGTCGTCGAACCACCCAGCTCGGACCGGAGGGAAGGCATGGTGTACGAGGTTGGCAAGGCCTTGGGCAAGGGCGGGTTTGCCATCTGCTACGAGGGGGCACCAGCTGGATCCTCCAAAAAGTTTGCGCTCAAGATTGTCAAAAGCCAAATGCCAACGAAGATGGAGCAAAAG TTCCAAACCGAGCTGCAAATTCACTCCAAAATGCGACACCAGAATATTGTCCAATTCCACCGCGCCTTCACTTTCGAGCGATGCACTTACCTGGTCCTGGAACTCTGCCCCAATGGCTCGCTTATGGACATGGTCAAGAGGCGCAAGGGGTTGACGGAACCCGAGGTGCGCTTTTACTCGGTGCAGATTGCTGGCGCCATCAAGTACATGCACGCCAAGGGTATCATCCACCGTGACCTGAAAATGGGCAACATCTTCCTCGACAAACACATGAATGCCAAGATTGGAGACTTTGGTCTGGCTGCTCTGCTTCTGACAGGCAAGGATATGCAGATTATGCGCCGGACAACGCTGTGCGGAACACCCAACTACATCGCACCCGAAATCTtggagaagggcaagaagggtCATGATCACATGGTTGATATCTGGAGCTTGGGTATCATTGTCTTTGCTATGCTTACTTCGAAGCCGCCTTTCCAGTCCTCGACAACCGACGAGATTTACCGACGTGCCAAAGATAGAGATTACGAATGGCCTGCGCCATCTGCAGGGCGCCCATTCATCAGCCAGGAAGCCAAGGACCTTGTTGCCACAATGCTGCAAGAAGCCTCCCAAAGACCAGATCCAGATACCATCGTTGGTCACCCATTCTTCACCTCTGGCTACATGCCCAGCTCCTCCGAAATCACACCGAAACTGAGAGAGATTCCTCCACAAAGCGCTGCATTTTACGAGCCTCTTTCCAGCTCCAAGGCGCAAGCCATCAACCTTCGGACCGTGCAGGAAATGTGCCAGGAGTGTGGTGTTGGGCCTTGGCAACAGTCACAGCTGGTGTTCAAGAATATCTGGCGGGAGATGGCAGAAGAGGAACATTACGGGCTGACTCCTGTCATTCCTCTGGCCGAGGGTATTGTTTACCGTCCGTTTGACGAGGTCCGGAATGAGCAGAAACTGCAACGCCTCGCCGCGCGACAAGACCGGGCCACTCAGCAAGCGACAGAAAAACTGTCTCAACTTTCTGTATCTGACGATCTTAGTGGCCTTAGCCAGAGCACCCAGTCTCAGAGTCAAAGAGTGCCTTCAGGCCTTTTGCGAGCACCACCACAGAGTTTTGCTGCCCAGCAGAGAGCTCAGCATAGACCGGCTACCACGGCCGCCCCTGCCCCTGTCCCTCTTGTTCGATCTCAAACAGTCCCCGAGCCCGTATCGAGAACAACAACGAGCAGCTTGCGGGCGAGACCTAGGCGAGAGTTGTCTGCACCAGTATCGTCAACTGCCGAGACCGCTGAAGAGGCACCGAAAAGAACCAGTCGCACCTTGCGCAGTCAACCAACGAGAAGCAGGACCACGGCAGCCTTGCCTACCGAAGAGGCTGCTCCGCAGACGCGACCATCGGTATCCAAGCCAGCCAAACCTCAGGAAGAGATGCTTTCGCTCTTTGGCCCGACGGAGTGTCAGGAACACGTCCCGGGCACTCAACCTGATGTTGTCTTGGACCGTCTCCAGAAGTTGCAGGCGGAACTGGAAAGGGCGCTCAATGCCCGTACCATGGCTATCGTCTCCACCAAGGAGCAAACGCCAGCTCCCCCACAGATTGTGGTCAAGTGGGTTGATTACACAAACAAGTTTGGCTTGGGCTACATCCTGAACGATGGCAGTGTTGGATGCATCCTCCGGAGCATTCCTGCAAACGAGGGTTCCCGAAGCGGTGTTTTGCCTCCCGCTTGCTTGCTGGTTCACGGTGCTGAACGGCATTGTCAGCGGAAGGAGGACCCGACCTATAGGGACAGACACCAGATTGTCCCCATGAATGAGGGCATTTACTTTTACGAAAACAACGGGGAGGATGGTATCTCGCGTGTTCGAGTCCCTCCTCAAAACTTTGCCGTAACAGTCAACTCGGATGGGTCAGTGGGGAGACTCTCAGCCGGTAAAGACATGTACGACCATCGGaagcgggagagggtggtcTTGTGGAAAAAGTTTGCCAATTACATGATTGCTTATGGTCGTGAGATGGAGAACCCGGAGGAGGCTAACATCCGCCCTCCTACCATCACAGACCTGGACGCAGCGCCGAATGATGTTGTTACGTTCTATCAGCGTTTTGGCGATGTGGGGTGCTGGATGTTCTGCGATGGGCACATGCAGTTTAATTTCCCCGACCACACCAAGATTGTCCTTGATTCAACAGGGACGTGGTGTCATTTCTGGCATTTGCCGCAGGATGCTGCAAAGAGGTTGTATGAGACGGGATCTCTGGCTGAGTCAGCGCTGGATGACCGGTCGGTGTTGTCGTATCCTGTGCAGACTCTCTTGAACTTTTCGACGGTGCCCAAGCAGCCGGCGCCGAGGGCTGGAACCAGGAGCACTAGCAGCTCGTCGAGGAGACGGCCGGAGATTAGCCCGGAGATGCAGGGGATTCCGGCGGCAAACATGTTTAGGCAGAAGATTGAGTTTATCAGGGATATTGTGCGGGAGTGGAACGGGAACGGGGGGATTGGGAACAGCGATATGacgcgggagaggaggttgaggtggacggggatgagggagaCGAAGAATGTGCAGATTCCGGCGAAGCATGTTTGGGTCAGCATTGGGGCTAGGTGGGGAGATCAAAGGTTGTCGGCGTATGTGGATCCGAGGAGACCGgaggagattggggaggataTTGATGAGAGTAAgaagaggtga
- the GSP1 gene encoding GTP-binding nuclear protein gsp1/Ran (COG:U; BUSCO:EOG09264LKR; EggNog:ENOG503NW2J), translated as MAEAQTIPTFKLVLVGDGGTGKTTFVKRHLTGEFEKKYMATLGVEVHPLAFTTNYGQIQFDVWDTAGQEKFGGLRDGYYINGQCGIIMFDVTSRITYKNVPNWHRDLTRVCENIPIVLCGNKVDVKERKVKAKTITFHRKKNLQYYDISAKSNYNFEKPFLWLARKLVGNPGLEFVAAPALAPAEVQVDQALLAQYEAELNQAAHEPLPDDDDDL; from the exons ATGGCTGAAGCGCAGACCATTCCGACCTTCAAGCTGGtccttgttggtgatggtggtacCGGAAAG ACCACCTTCGTCAAGCGCCATTTGACCGGTGAATTCGAGAAGAAGTACATGGCCACCCTCGGCGTTGAGGTTCACCCTCTTGCCTTCACCACC AACTACGGTCAGATCCAGTTCGACGTCTGGGATACCGCCGGTCAGGAGAAGTTCGGTGGTCTCCGTGATGGTTACTACATCAACGGCCAATGCGGCATCATCATGTTTGACGTCACTTCCCGCATCACCTACAAGAACGTTCCCAACTGGCACC GTGATCTCACCCGTGTCTGCGAGAACATCCCCATCGTTCTCTGCGGCAACAAGGTCGATGTCAAGGAGCGCAAGGTGAAGGCCAAGACCATCACTTTCCACCGGAAAAAGAACCTCCAGTACTATGATATTTCCGCCAAGTCTAACTACAACTTCGAGAAGCCCTTCCTCTGGCTCGCCCGCAAGCTTGTTGGCAACCCCGGCCTT GAGTTTGTCGCCGCCCCCGCGCTTGCCCCCGCTGAGGTCCAGGTCGATCAGGCTCTCCTTGCCCAGTACGAGGCCGAGCTTAACCAGGCCGCCCACGAGCCCCTTcccgacgatgatgatgaccttTGA
- a CDS encoding uncharacterized protein (COG:S; EggNog:ENOG503P2SW) has product MGKLIKNHWARLIILASATYQIAAAIEGYFWPKILWDFLTKTLDGAVKPIPVLQTINLICGLFLLAWEWPLNFIAGTSIHRSLEARLAFLPLSALAAALLYQGTNAAIYQVIGLGVYFWAYSEGEIICAKPWTLPQRGGKGSRA; this is encoded by the exons ATGGGAAAGCTTATCAAGAACCACTGGGCGAGGCTCATCATCCTGGCCTCGGCAACTT ACCAGATTGCCGCTGCGATAGAAGGGTACTTCTGGCCCAAGATCCTGTGGGACTTCCTCACCAAGACCCTCGACGGTGCCGTCAAGCCGATACCAGTCCTCCAgaccatcaacctcatctgcggccttttccttcttgcGTGGGAGTGGCCCCTCAACTTCATCGCCGGCACCAGCATCCACCGCAGTCTCGAAGCCCGTCTCGCATTCCTTCCTCTTTCCGCactcgccgccgccctgcTGTACCAAGGTACCAACGCTGCGATTTATCAGGTGATTGGACTGGGGGTGTATTTCTGGGCGTACAGTGAAGGAGAG ATCATCTGCGCAAAGCCATGGACACTACCACAACGAGGCGGAAAGGGAAGCAGGGCATAA
- the NAS2 gene encoding putative 26S proteasome regulatory subunit (COG:O; EggNog:ENOG503P5F5), producing MQHGVDMNTSLLTRDGFPRADIDVAQIRTTRARIIHLRNDWKDLMALIEKRLHEHFASLEDNDDDTTVNDPTSVNVALPQDSVPDTPDPAFAKVNTVVENSPAATAGLKPGDLIRNFGYVNRENHDGLRKVAECVQGNEGFLEQMEEEEVTHRN from the exons ATGCAGCATGGTGTCGACATGAACACGAGTCTCCTCACCCGCGATGGTTTTCCCCGAGCCGATATTGATGTGGCGCAAA TTCGAACCACAAGAGCACGCATCATCCATCTTCGAAATGACTGGAAAGACTTGATGGCTTTGATTGAGAAGCGCCTTCATGAGCACTTTGCCAGTCTAGAGGACAATGACGACGATACAACAGTGAACGATCCTACCAGTGTCAACGTTGCCCTTCCACAAGACTCGGTACCCGACACACCTGATCCAGCCTTTGCCAAGGTTAACACAGTGGTGGAGAATAGCCCCGCTGCAACAGCAGGACTCAAGCCTGGGGACTTGATTCGAAACTTTGGCTATGTCAATAGAGAGAACCACGATGGCCTACGGAAAGTGGCTGAGTGCGTCCAAGGCAATGAAGGG TTTCTCGAACaaatggaggaggaggaggtcacGCACAGGAATTGA
- a CDS encoding uncharacterized protein (EggNog:ENOG503Q3WE; COG:S), which translates to MSLTDIHTISFSSLLPSGTLNGLTQSDRDRLADYAEGETRAERTKDWCALDKIDFMDAIGAMGTVVQEQDLEKKVFIHQGTTEAGVCQHQPPASEPIKPFQKWIKTLHKRALRRQELFGGDGNNTPCCLDMEGRSSMTWDSGHYRHSSDSSFNFVSAVKSASISLTSVSVLTRSRKNTIRSSRGHSRTDRSSRASVSGARLSEDSFCQERQVVLDPAVIERSLQRRRILEELISTEESYIGDVRFLMNVYVTILASLPTLPVAVRSSINQNLTDIVELHEEMLGELHRAVPHSEYSQLDVPLQAPQANQAARGHQRWRSLDAVPEDKDGVAWLRDVPGLLAEPQTVAEVAKIFKNKASGTPQVLFSEEACMLTRENLQMNRFFIYEEYGAKYELMIKDVASAHRTMPGWQSYQKGLEVLAASVGSIDSQGDHSKKSLTIGDLLVKPIQRVCKYPLLFSELLKHTPVVDCPYSHMEIENTLIRLREATAEINRATDDPRVRTVLEKTWILQDRLAFPNQQLDATTKNRIRSFGHIQLCGALHVCWQSKEGVNGQYMVALLYKEWFCLATASKIDQVYTIQACIALSNIKVEEVDNGRGLQCHTAPYSWKIVFLCDNQLYELILTACTPKEELEWRTRLSSRTLSVPDQDLMQPAIFSSLSLDIKTLGTVFRKPGTIARRISIHRATTVGPRSPLCQVILKNTSVIKDAPTASYSAQINRSQSLLATNHRIPVLAPSRGERARLEALMSDVWTRDILPFPGITARSRSEHLVRSSASSVMRKLSVVSIASSFTKRSASLASLQKNVTTEEEVTTRNNREGGVVQTAAVMATTASK; encoded by the exons ATGTCACTCACGGATATCCATACTATATCGTTCTCTTCGCTACTCCCGTCTGGCACGCTCAATGGTCTTACACAGTCTGACAGGGACAGACTGGCCGACTACGCCGAGGGAGAGACGCGCGCCGAGAGAACGAAGGATTGGTGCGCTTTGGATAAGATCGATTTCATGGATGCCATTGGTGCCATGGGCACTGTGGTGCAAGAGCAGGACTTAGAGAAGAAAGTATTCATCCACCAGGGGACCACTGAAGCTGGAGTTTGTCAACACCAGCCGCCGGCGTCCGAACCGATCAAGCCGTTTCAGAAATGGATAAAGACGTTGCATAAACGAGCGTTGCGTCGTCAGGAACTGTTTGGGGGCGATGGCAATAATACACCATGCTGTCTCGATATGGAAGGGAGAAGTTCGATGACTTGGGATTCGGGGCACTATCGGCACTCGTCAGATTCGTCATTCAACTTTGTGTCGGCGGTCAAAAGCGCCAGTATCTCCCTGACAAGCGTCAGTGTCTTGACGCGCTCACGGAAAAACACGATACGATCATCTCGTGGCCACTCGAGGACGgaccgcagcagcagagctTCCGTTTCGGGAGCACGGCTTTCTGAAGACAGTTTCTGTCAGGAACGACAGGTGGTGCTGGATCCCGCCGTCATCGAAAGGTCGCTACAACGACGTCGAATattggaggagttgatcaGCACCGAAGAGAGCTATATTGGGGACGTGAGGTTCCTGATGAAT GTATATGTCACGATACTAGCATCTTTACCGACACTACCCGTCGCCGTACGTTCCTCCATCAACCAGAACTTGACCGACATTGTGGAGCTGCACGAGGAAATGCTAGGAGAGCTCCATCGAGCGGTCCCTCACTCTGAATATTCTCAGCTCGATGTGCCGCTTCAAGCCCCCCAAGCCAACCAAGCTGCCCGTGGACACCAGCGTTGGAGGAGCCTTGATGCTGTCCCGGAGGACAAAGACGGGGTAGCATGGCTGCGAGATGTGCCCGGGTTGCTCGCAGAGCCCCAAACGGTGGCAGAAGTTGCAAAGAtcttcaagaacaaggcAAGCGGCACGCCCCAGGTTTTATTTTCCGAGGAAGCGTGCATGCTAACCAGAGAAAACTTGCAGATGAATCGATTCTTTATCTATGAAGAGTACGGGGCAAAGTACGAACTCATGATTAAAGATGTCGCATCTGCCCATCGGACAATGCCAGGGTGGCAGTCGTATCAAAAGGGATTGGAAGTTCTCGCTGCATCCGTGGGCTCGATCGACAGCCAAGGCGATCATTCCAAGAAGAGTCTGACCATCGGTGACCTTCTTGTCAAA CCGATTCAACGGGTATGCAAGTACCCTTTGCTCTTCTCCGAGCTGCTCAAGCATACGCCGGTGGTGGACTGTCCCTATTCGCACATGGAGATCGAGAACACGCTTATCAGGCTACGTGAGGCCACGGCCGAGATCAACCGGGCCACAGACGACCCTCGTGTGCGTACGGTGCTGGAGAAAACTTGGATTCTCCAGGACAGGCTTGCATTTCCTAACCAG CAACTAGATGCAACTACCAAGAACCGTATTCGGTCTTTCGGCCACATTCAGCTTTGTGGTGCCCTTCATGTCTGCTGGCAGTCCAAAGAAGGGGTGAACGGGCAGTACATGGTGGCGCTCCTGTATAAGGAGTGGTTTTGCCTTGCGACGGCTAGTAAGATCGACCAGGTATACACGATTCAGGCGTGCATCGCATTGTCAAACATtaaggtggaggaggtagatAACGGTCGAG GACTCCAGTGTCACACGGCGCCGTATTCTTGGAAGATTGTCTTTTTGTGCGACAACCAACTGTACGAACTCATCCTCACCGCTTGCACGCCGAAGGAGGAACTGGAATGGCGTACTCGGCTCAGCAGCCGGACCTTGAGCGTCCCGGACCAGGACCTAATGCAACCGGCCATCTTCAGCTCGCTTTCACTGGATATCAAAACACTGGGGACTGTTTTTAGAAAACCAG GAACCATTGCCAGAAGAATATCGATACACCGAGCAACGACGGTGGGGCCAAGATCTCCTTTGTGTCAAGTCATTCTCAAAAACACGAGCGTCATCAAGGATGCGCCGACAGCGAGCTACAGCGCTCAAATCAACCGATCGCAGTCCCTGTTGGCCACAAACCACCGTATCCCGGTGTTGGCGCCTTCCCGTGGTGAAAGGGCCCGGCTTGAGGCTCTCATGTCGGATGTGTGGACCCGGGACATACTGCCCTTTCCCGGGATAACTGCCCGATCCAGGAGCGAGCACCTTGTTAGgtcgtcggcctcgtcaGTCATGCGGAAGTTAAGCGTCGTGAGTATCGCGAGCAGTTTTACGAAACGTTCCGCAAGCCTTGCAAGCTTGCAAAAGAATGTTaccaccgaggaggaagtgACAACGCGAAATAacagggagggtggtgttgtccaaacggcggcggtgatggcaaCAACGGCATCA AAGTAG
- a CDS encoding uncharacterized protein (EggNog:ENOG503P5WY; COG:S): MTRGEATRAKVFFKGEHDDFVVVVDSAEDYQKWVSDRSTPLAQVVSSFKVFATHRHGPHGRLEGASNALLENEFGTSNEDEAVIKILEKGTLQEFEVCET, from the exons atgacTCGTGGAGAGGCTACCCGCGCCAAGGTTTTCTTCAAGGGCGAGCACGATGActttgtcgtcgttgtcgacAGTGCTGAGGACTACCAGAAGTGGGTTTCTGACAGATCGACCCCCCTCGCCCAGGTTGTCTCTTCTTTCAAGGTCTTTGCTACTCACCG CCACGGTCCCCACGGCAGACTTGAGGGTGCCTCGAATGCCCTGCTTGAGAACGAGTTTGGTACTTCcaacgaggatgaggctgtgATTAAGATTTTGGAGAAGGGCACACTGCAGGAGTTTGAGGTATGTGAAACTTGA
- a CDS encoding uncharacterized protein (EggNog:ENOG503P4NV; COG:S) — translation MYRRLVTRYCSAITPFPRLSRPRSLTQQHSSSPISRDSQISWPTGGQPRFAMVSLPLFKIAALFVRHISKYGANHIKHQAHEHPRFRAFAARYGQVIHQINMRLSVATMRNTEAAQKAKEKAEAPTVKTEEQVKREEELKAKYGTTPRDSHPVKEPPKSIWRRKFRALPEAKAVDLFADVIGDAFILAIATGLVTYEYWRTSQKPDKNKEMIQELEKQVEELKQRGEELEEAEKQQRERVRLIEEALRAFKDPKTKQPLLATPAA, via the exons ATGTATAGACGGCTAGTTACACGATATTGCTCCGCCATTACACCCTTCCCTCGACTATCTCGCCCAAGATCCTTGACTCAGCAacattcctcctcccccatctcgcGAGATTCCCAAATTTCTTGGCCAACTGGAGGCCAGCCAAGATTCGCCATGGTTTCCCTGCCCCTATTCAAAATCGCTGCTCTCTTTGTACGGCATATCTCCAAATATGGCGCG AATCACATCAAGCACCAAGCCCATGAACATCCACGCTTTCGCGCCTTCGCTGCCAGATACGGCCAGGTCATCCACCAAATAAACATGCGACTGTCGGTTGCTACGATGCGCAATACCGAAGCTGCTCAGAAAGCAAAGGAGAAAGCCGAAGCGCCCACAGTCAAGACAGAAGAGCAAGTCAAGCGGGAGGAAGAGCTCAAGGCCAAATATGGGACCACCCCACGAGACTCTCACCCTGTTAAGGAGCCACCAAAAAGCATCTGGAGGCGAAAATTTAGGGCTCTTCCTGAAGCCAAGGCTGTGGATTTGTTTGCGGATGTTATTGGCGATGCGTTCATCTTGGCCATTGCCACCGGGTTGGTCACTTATGAGTACTGGAGAACCTCTCAGAAACCagacaagaacaaggagaTGATCCAAGAGTTGGAGAAACAAGTTGAGGAGTTGAAGCagaggggagaggagcttgaggaagCAGAAAAGCAGCAGCGAGAGAGGGTGCGGCTGATTGAGGAGGCTCTGAGGGCATTCAAAGACCCAAAGACAAAGCAGCCCCTTTTGGCTACCCCTGCGGCATAA